A genomic window from Alkalihalobacillus sp. AL-G includes:
- the glnA gene encoding type I glutamate--ammonia ligase, whose translation MGSKYTREDILKQIKEENVRFIRLQFTDLLGTIKNVEIPVSQLDKALDNKMMFDGSSIEGFVRIEESDMYLFPDIDTFVIFPWTSEKGKVARFICDIYNPDETPFEGDPRGILKRVLKEMEELGFTDFNIGPEPEFFLFKNDEKGEPTLELNDKGGYFDLAPTDLGENCRRDIVLELEDMGFEIEASHHEVAPGQHEIDFKYASAVPTCDNIQTFKLAVKTIARKHGLHATFMPKPLFGVNGSGMHANMSLFKGKENVFYDPSTETGLSEVAMQFLAGIAKHAMSFTAITNPTVNSYKRLVPGYEAPCYVAWSMQNRSPLIRIPASRGLSTRIEVRSVDPAANPYLAMAAMLAAGLDGIKNKLQAPDPIDRNIYVMDKDEREEAGITDLPATLKDALEVFRKSEIMTTALGAHATEHFIELKEIEWDMFRTQVHPWEREQYMSLY comes from the coding sequence ATGGGTTCGAAGTATACGAGAGAGGATATTTTAAAACAAATTAAAGAGGAGAACGTTCGATTCATCCGACTACAATTCACTGATTTACTCGGTACGATCAAAAACGTTGAAATACCAGTCAGTCAATTGGATAAGGCGTTGGACAATAAAATGATGTTTGACGGTTCTTCAATCGAAGGGTTTGTTCGTATCGAGGAGTCCGATATGTATCTCTTCCCTGACATTGATACGTTCGTTATTTTTCCTTGGACATCTGAAAAAGGAAAAGTGGCACGATTCATATGTGACATCTACAATCCAGATGAAACTCCGTTTGAGGGAGATCCTAGAGGTATCCTTAAGAGAGTTCTAAAAGAAATGGAAGAGCTAGGGTTCACAGACTTTAATATCGGACCTGAGCCGGAATTTTTCCTATTCAAAAATGATGAAAAAGGCGAACCAACTCTAGAATTGAATGATAAAGGCGGATATTTCGATTTAGCACCAACAGACCTTGGTGAAAACTGCCGGCGTGATATCGTTCTTGAGCTTGAGGATATGGGCTTTGAAATTGAAGCCTCACACCATGAAGTAGCACCAGGTCAGCATGAAATCGACTTTAAATATGCTTCAGCAGTCCCAACCTGTGACAACATTCAAACATTCAAGCTTGCGGTCAAAACAATTGCCCGAAAACACGGTTTGCACGCAACGTTTATGCCCAAGCCACTATTCGGTGTAAATGGTTCTGGGATGCACGCAAATATGTCGTTGTTCAAAGGGAAGGAAAATGTGTTCTACGACCCTAGCACAGAGACTGGATTGAGTGAAGTTGCAATGCAGTTCCTTGCAGGGATCGCAAAGCATGCTATGTCATTTACAGCGATCACGAATCCAACCGTCAACTCCTATAAGCGTCTAGTGCCTGGTTATGAAGCGCCATGTTATGTAGCATGGTCGATGCAAAACCGCAGTCCACTAATCCGGATTCCAGCATCACGCGGTCTAAGTACCCGAATTGAAGTTCGTAGTGTAGACCCGGCGGCAAACCCTTATCTTGCAATGGCGGCTATGCTGGCTGCGGGGCTTGATGGTATTAAAAATAAACTTCAAGCACCAGATCCGATTGACCGGAACATTTATGTAATGGATAAGGACGAACGGGAAGAAGCAGGTATCACAGATCTACCGGCAACACTCAAGGATGCCCTAGAAGTATTCAGAAAGAGTGAGATTATGACGACTGCCCTTGGAGCACATGCGACCGAACACTTCATTGAATTGAAAGAAATCGAATGGGATATGTTCCGTACGCAAGTCCATCCGTGGGAACGCGAACAATATATGTCGCTTTATTAA
- a CDS encoding LysM peptidoglycan-binding domain-containing protein — MEKSRQNGWSFVIVFIVIMVSMGAYTFITNKSHIEKSYVNVTIEQGDTLWELSEKFQGGHELSHSEFIQWVEQKNEVKADRLQPGKTVVIPVPDGTELVQIASE, encoded by the coding sequence ATGGAAAAATCAAGGCAGAACGGCTGGTCTTTTGTTATCGTATTTATAGTAATTATGGTTTCAATGGGTGCATACACGTTTATTACAAATAAGTCACATATTGAGAAGTCATACGTTAATGTAACTATCGAGCAAGGAGATACATTATGGGAGCTGTCCGAAAAGTTCCAAGGTGGACATGAACTATCACATAGTGAGTTCATCCAATGGGTTGAACAAAAGAATGAAGTAAAGGCGGATCGACTACAGCCTGGGAAGACGGTTGTGATTCCAGTCCCAGATGGAACAGAACTCGTCCAGATTGCATCTGAATAA
- the lexA gene encoding transcriptional repressor LexA, producing the protein MKLSRRQQDILNYIKHEVKRKGYPPSVREIGEAVGLASSSTVHGHLSRLEKKGLIRRDPTKPRAIEVISDDMEANIPRGNSVNIPVIGKVTAGQPITAIENVEEYFPLPERLVGDENVFALVVQGDSMIEAGIYDGDMVVVRQQPTATNGDIVVAMTEEDEATVKRFFKEKDYIRLQPENSSLEPIILNNVTILGKVIGVYRMLH; encoded by the coding sequence GTGAAATTATCACGGCGTCAACAGGACATTTTAAATTACATAAAACACGAGGTTAAACGTAAAGGGTATCCCCCGTCAGTCCGAGAAATTGGGGAAGCCGTAGGTTTGGCTTCAAGCTCAACCGTTCACGGACACCTTTCCAGACTTGAGAAAAAAGGACTTATCCGAAGAGACCCGACAAAGCCAAGAGCAATTGAAGTAATTTCCGATGATATGGAAGCGAACATCCCAAGAGGTAATTCAGTGAATATCCCGGTAATCGGGAAAGTCACAGCAGGTCAGCCGATTACTGCGATTGAGAACGTAGAAGAGTATTTCCCTCTTCCTGAACGTCTTGTAGGAGATGAAAATGTGTTCGCACTCGTTGTACAGGGTGATAGCATGATCGAGGCAGGCATTTATGATGGAGATATGGTCGTAGTACGGCAACAACCAACAGCTACCAACGGAGATATCGTTGTAGCGATGACAGAAGAAGATGAAGCGACTGTTAAACGTTTCTTTAAGGAAAAAGACTACATCCGCCTACAGCCGGAAAATTCCTCACTTGAACCGATTATTTTAAATAACGTAACGATCCTGGGAAAAGTCATAGGCGTTTATCGAATGTTACATTAA
- a CDS encoding recombinase family protein yields the protein MRAVIYSRVSTDKEAQVSSLQRQDSELEHMANKLDLTIVDRIHEQKSGYDVERDGILHILDLAREGKMDILLVQDETRIGRGSAKIAILHTLQKYNIRTYTISDNGELELTEADSMVMEIVSLVEEYQRKLHNAKIKRGMKRAVENGYHPERNLSNLSSGGRNKKEVPLSEIVRLRHMELTFHEIASTLRGFGYDVSKATVHRRYREYEQSGIETGSVEK from the coding sequence ATGCGAGCAGTCATCTATAGTAGAGTCAGTACGGATAAAGAAGCACAGGTTTCATCCTTACAACGTCAGGATTCGGAACTGGAACACATGGCAAACAAGCTCGATTTAACAATTGTCGATCGTATCCACGAACAAAAGAGCGGCTACGATGTTGAGAGGGATGGAATCTTACATATACTAGATCTAGCGCGAGAGGGCAAAATGGATATCCTCCTCGTTCAAGATGAAACGAGAATTGGTAGAGGTAGTGCGAAGATCGCTATTTTACACACATTACAGAAGTACAACATACGTACATATACCATCAGCGATAACGGAGAACTCGAATTGACTGAAGCGGACTCTATGGTAATGGAAATTGTCAGTCTTGTAGAAGAATATCAACGTAAGCTTCATAATGCCAAAATCAAACGGGGAATGAAGCGAGCAGTTGAAAATGGGTATCATCCTGAAAGGAACCTATCAAACTTGTCTTCTGGCGGCCGGAACAAAAAAGAGGTTCCTTTAAGCGAAATCGTCCGACTCCGACATATGGAATTGACGTTCCACGAAATTGCAAGTACGTTACGTGGCTTTGGCTACGATGTATCGAAAGCAACCGTACATAGGAGATACCGAGAATATGAGCAATCAGGGATTGAAACTGGATCGGTAGAAAAATAA
- a CDS encoding DUF896 domain-containing protein, giving the protein MLPKHKIDRINELSRKSKSEGLNPKEKDEQKKLREEYLKAFRGDFKKQLHNVKIVDPEGNDVTPEKLKNEKKRNH; this is encoded by the coding sequence ATGCTACCTAAACATAAAATAGATCGGATCAATGAACTGTCACGAAAGTCTAAATCAGAAGGACTGAACCCGAAAGAAAAGGACGAGCAAAAGAAGCTGCGTGAAGAATATCTGAAAGCGTTCCGAGGGGACTTTAAAAAACAACTTCACAACGTCAAGATCGTCGATCCTGAAGGCAACGATGTGACACCTGAAAAATTAAAAAATGAAAAGAAACGAAATCACTAA
- a CDS encoding multidrug resistance efflux transporter family protein: MKAIFLGILASFFFAFTFILNRSMELSGGSWIWSASLRFIFMVPLLLIVVMLRGNLRALFKEMQRQPWKWILWSFVGFVLFYVPITFAAAYGPGWLIAGTWQITIVAGVLLTPFFYKTTETSTGIIKQRQRIPLKSLITSFVILIGVMLIQVQHANHFSIALLIATVSPVLIAAFAYPLGNRKMMEICRGRLDTFQRVLGMTLASLPFWLMLCIYGAVYEGRPSVQQIIQTWIVALTAGVIATILFFWATDMAKDYPKKLAAVESTQSGGVVFTVIGEYYLLSISIPSGLSLIGLILITGGIVLHSNMTHKRRLAVNS, from the coding sequence ATGAAAGCAATATTTTTAGGAATTCTGGCTTCTTTCTTTTTCGCATTTACGTTCATCTTAAATCGTTCAATGGAACTTTCCGGGGGAAGTTGGATCTGGAGTGCTTCACTTCGTTTTATTTTTATGGTACCACTTTTATTAATCGTGGTTATGCTGAGAGGGAATTTAAGGGCTCTTTTTAAGGAAATGCAGCGTCAGCCATGGAAATGGATCTTATGGAGTTTTGTAGGTTTTGTACTCTTTTATGTTCCGATTACCTTTGCTGCGGCCTATGGTCCGGGATGGTTGATTGCTGGCACCTGGCAGATTACTATTGTGGCTGGTGTTTTGTTAACCCCCTTTTTTTATAAAACCACTGAAACCTCTACAGGAATTATCAAACAGAGGCAAAGGATACCTTTAAAATCATTAATAACTTCATTTGTCATTTTAATTGGTGTTATGTTAATACAAGTTCAGCATGCAAATCACTTTTCTATAGCTTTATTAATTGCTACTGTTAGTCCTGTTCTCATCGCAGCTTTTGCATATCCACTGGGAAATAGGAAAATGATGGAAATTTGTCGAGGTAGATTGGATACTTTCCAACGTGTACTTGGAATGACCTTGGCAAGCCTACCATTTTGGTTGATGCTTTGCATTTATGGGGCTGTCTATGAGGGTCGTCCATCCGTTCAGCAAATAATCCAGACATGGATTGTAGCATTAACAGCCGGCGTGATTGCAACGATCTTATTTTTTTGGGCTACTGATATGGCGAAAGACTATCCTAAAAAACTTGCTGCTGTTGAATCGACACAATCAGGAGGCGTTGTTTTTACAGTAATAGGGGAATATTACCTCTTATCGATCAGTATCCCATCCGGGTTATCCCTAATCGGCTTAATACTAATTACTGGTGGCATAGTTTTACACAGTAATATGACCCATAAAAGAAGGCTTGCAGTAAATTCATAA